The genomic stretch AAGATCACCGGTCAAAAGCCGGTCGTGACTTTCGCTCGCAAATCCATCGCTGGCTTCAAAGTCCGCGAAGGCTGGCCGATCGGCGTCAAGGTGACCCTGCGTAGCGACAAGATGTACGAATTCCTGGACCGCCTGCTGGCGATCTCCCTGCCTCGGGTTCGCGACTTCCGCGGCCTGAATGCCAAGTCCTTCGATGGTCGTGGCAACTACAGCATGGGCGTGAAAGAGCAGATCATCTTCCCGGAAATCGACTACGACAAGATCGATGCTCTGCGCGGTTTGGACATCACCCTGACCACCACTGCTCGTTCGGACGACGAAGGCCGCGCTCTGCTGCGTGCTTTCAAGTTCCCGTTCCGCAACTGATTGGAGTAGGAAAATGGCCAAGAAGAGCATGAAAAACCGCGAGCTGAAGCGTCAGCTCACGGTAGCAAAGTTCGCTAAGAAGCGTGCTGAGCTGAAAGCGACCATCGTCAACCTGAACGCCTCTCCAGAAGAGCGTTTCGCTGCCGTTGTCGC from Pseudomonas putida encodes the following:
- the rplE gene encoding 50S ribosomal protein L5 is translated as MARLKEIYRNEIAPKLKEELKLSNVMEVPRVTKITLNMGLGEAIGDKKVIEHAVADLEKITGQKPVVTFARKSIAGFKVREGWPIGVKVTLRSDKMYEFLDRLLAISLPRVRDFRGLNAKSFDGRGNYSMGVKEQIIFPEIDYDKIDALRGLDITLTTTARSDDEGRALLRAFKFPFRN